A genome region from Euphorbia lathyris chromosome 4, ddEupLath1.1, whole genome shotgun sequence includes the following:
- the LOC136226674 gene encoding probable LRR receptor-like serine/threonine-protein kinase At3g47570 codes for MKQIPVIPHLILLVLFLFFSRILCFQHANFIADSGNKTDQLALSEFKARVSNDPFKILRSWNDSVDLCSWNGITCGHKHRRVVSLKLPNQSLSGTISHFIGNLTFLRFLDLRNNSFSGVIPQGIAHLFRLRYLNLYNNTLIGDIPVNIDYCSELRVLSVGKNHLAGEIPVELDNLKKLITLNLEVNSLSGKIPVAIGNLSSLQQFSVGENNLVGNIPDELGQLRNLTLLNLATNYLTGTIPSTIYNISTIKVFSMAQNQLTGSLPANMGLNFPNLQFFAVGGNRFYGSIPVSLANISQLEVFDVSGNNFGGQVPNNLGSLRSLRILNLEGNFLGSNTSRDLNFITYLSNCSNLEVLSLDQNNFGGVLPRTIGNLSTELHELYLDGNQISGSIPEEVGNLVNSYTLAMEVNYFSGSIPSSFGRLVKLQILTLFGNMLSGEIPLSLGNITHLYLLYLDENNLDGSINNLSISNCQNLQLLDISNNHFFGSITNQIIGHPSVFTALELSGNSLTGSLPTEIGNLRSVQKLYASHNRLSGKIPDSIGDCSSLEMLNLRNNSFRGPIPSSLVLLRGLQSLDLSTNNLSGTIPINLDKLLFLEYLNLSFNYLEGEVPKNGVFSNASAISLSGNKNLCGGIAELQLPPCPVKQKKHRKFTTPTILVAVISSILIVVASLFLCFFYRRKSRKNPSSNPFTADKLPLISYNELLQATGGFSSENIIGEGSFGTVYRGNLDLEGEKLVAVKVLKLQQDGACKSFLAECKALRNIRHRNLVKILTYCSSIDFKGNDFKALVFDYMKNGSLEMWLHPEEDDLSQSKSLSFLQRLRATIDVSSALHYLHNDCEPPIVHCDLKPSNILFDSDMTAHIGDFGLARLLPNAANSHSQGETSSIGMKGTIGYIAPEYGVGSPATTCGDVYSFGIILLEIFTGRRPTDQVFTDGINLHDYVKAKLSQQVIQVLDPVLVTTPELAAGATTSETIENDHYEIQEDGAANFVQVGEGVRKCISSVLEIALACSTELPADRMNMRDVNRKLNVITETFLGSSNRRAGQMVAR; via the exons ATGAAACAGATTCCAGTTATTCCGCACTTAATCCTTCTTGtgcttttcttattcttttcaaGAATACTATGCTTTCAACATGCAAATTTCATTGCTGATTCAGGGAATAAGACCGATCAGTTAGCACTGTCAGAATTCAAAGCTCGGGTAAGCAATGATCCTTTCAAGATATTGCGGTCGTGGAATGATTCTGTTGATTTATGCTCATGGAATGGGATCACTTGTGGACACAAACATCGGAGAGTAGTGTCTCTAAAGCTGCCAAACCAAAGTCTGTCTGGAACTATATCTCATTTCATAGGGAATCTAACCTTCTTAAGGTTCCTTGATCTTCGCAATAACAGCTTCAGTGGTGTTATTCCTCAAGGAATCGCGCACCTATTTCGACTGAGATATCTGAATCTGTATAACAACACACTGATTGGAGATATTCCAGTCAACATTGATTACTGCTCAGAGCTTCGGGTTTTATCAGTAGGTAAAAATCACTTAGCAGGGGAAATTCCTGTTGAGTTAGACAATTTAAAGAAGCTGATAACACTTAATCTTGAAGTGAATTCTCTCTCGGGAAAGATACCAGTTGCCATTGGAAATCTTTCTTCCCTTCAACAATTTTCTGTGGGAGAGAATAATCTGGTAGGCAACATTCCAGATGAATTGGGACAACTAAGAAACTTAACTTTACTCAACTTGGCTACCAACTACCTCACAGGTACAATCCCTTCCACCATTTACAATATCTCAACTATCAAAGTGTTTTCTATGGCACAAAATCAACTGACTGGGAGTCTCCCAGCAAACATGGGCCTCAACTTTCCTAACCTGCAATTTTTTGCTGTTGGTGGAAATCGGTTCTATGGAAGTATTCCAGTTTCATTGGCAAATATTTCTCAGCTTGAAGTATTTGATGTCTCTGGGAATAATTTTGGAGGCCAAGTTCCAAATAATCTGGGATCTTTGAGGAGTCTCCGGATTCTGAATTTGGAAGGCAATTTCCTCGGCAGTAACACGAGTAGAGATTTGAATTTTATAACATATTTGTCAAACTGCAGCAATCTAGAAGTATTATCTCTTGATCAAAACAATTTTGGTGGTGTACTCCCTCGCACCATAGGAAATTTGTCCACTGAGCTCCATGAATTATATCTGGATGGCAATCAAATATCTGGAAGCATTCCAGAGGAGGTTGGGAATCTTGTTAATTCGTATACATTAGCCATGGAGGTTAACTATTTTTCGGGTAGCATTCCTTCTTCTTTTGGGAGGCTTGTAAAGCTGCAGATCTTGACTTTATTTGGAAACATGTTATCTGGAGAAATCCCATTATCCTTGGGTAATATCACTCACCTATATCTACTTTATTTGGATGAGAACAATTTAGACGGGAGCATAAATAATTTAAGTATTTCGAATTGCCAAAATCTTCAGCTTTTAGATATTTCCAACAATCACTTTTTCGGCAGCATAACCAACCAGATTATCGGGCATCCTTCTGTATTTACAGCTCTTGAGTTATCAGGAAACTCATTGACAGGTTCTCTACCTACAGAAATAGGCAATTTGAGAAGTGTTCAGAAATTGTATGCTTCGCATAACAGATTGTCCGGGAAAATTCCTGATTCGATCGGTGATTGTTCAAGCTTAGAAATGCTTAATCTGAGAAATAATTCTTTTCGAGGACCCATCCCTTCGTCTTTGGTTTTGTTGAGAGGTCTGCAGAGTTTAGACCTGTCTACAAATAACTTGTCTGGAACGATTCCTATAAATCTAGATAAGCTTCTGTTTTTGGAATATCTGAATCTCTCTTTCAATTATCTCGAGGGTGAAGTACCGAAAAATGGAGTATTCAGCAATGCTAGTGCAATTTCCTTGTCTGGAAACAAAAACCTTTGTGGAGGTATAGCAGAATTGCAGCTGCCACCATGTCCTGTCAAACAGAAGAAACACCGGAAGTTTACAACTCCCACTATTCTTGTTGCAGTCATTAGTTCAATTTTGATTGTCGTGGCATCCTTATTCCTCTGTTTCTTTTATCGGCGAAAGTCAAGAAAGAATCCTTCTTCAAATCCTTTTACTGCAGATAAGCTTCCTCTTATTTCATACAATGAACTCTTGCAAGCAACCGGGGGATTCTCTTCGGAAAATATTATCGGAGAAGGTAGTTTTGGCACCGTATATAGAGGAAACCTCGATCTGGAAGGAGAAAAATTAGTAGCTGTCAAGGTGCTCAAACTTCAACAGGATGGAGCTTGCAAGAGCTTTCTTGCTGAATGCAAAGCATTACGCAACATTCGGCACCGAAATCTCGTAAAGATCTTGACATACTGCTCTAGCATTGATTTTAAAGGCAATGACTTCAAAGCTCTGGTTTTTGATTATATGAAAAATGGGAGTTTGGAAATGTGGCTGCATCCTGAAGAAGATGACCTCAGTCAATCAAAGAGTTtatcctttcttcaaaggcttcGTGCAACGATTGATGTGTCGTCGGCATTGCATTATCTGCATAATGACTGTGAACCACCAATTGTTCATTGTGACTTGAAGCCGAGCAATATTCTTTTTGACAGTGATATGACTGCTCACATTGGTGATTTTGGATTAGCAAGACTCCTTCCTAACGCTGCTAATAGTCATTCTCAAGGCGAAACTAGCTCAATTGGGATGAAGGGAACCATCGGCTATATAGCTCCAG AATATGGAGTAGGCAGCCCGGCGACAACATGTGGAGATGTTTACAGCTTTGGAATAATTTTGTTGGAGATTTTCACAGGACGCCGACCAACTGATCAAGTGTTCACAGATGGTATAAACCTCCATGACTATGTTAAAGCTAAGCTGTCTCAACAAGTTATTCAGGTGCTGGACCCTGTGCTTGTCACAACACCAGAATTGGCGGCAGGAGCAACAACATCAGAAACTATTGAGAATGATCACTATGAGATCCAAGAAGATGGTGCTGCAAATTTTGTACAAGTTGGAGAAGGCGTCCGCAAATGTATTTCATCAGTCCTGGAAATCGCACTTGCATGCTCAACAGAACTACCAGCAGATCGAATGAATATGCGG